In one Pempheris klunzingeri isolate RE-2024b chromosome 8, fPemKlu1.hap1, whole genome shotgun sequence genomic region, the following are encoded:
- the atn1 gene encoding atrophin-1, with protein sequence MKTRTHKESMPMRSGRRRGASEERRGRRPHPSPTRPERNDRQTQRGAGEELAGNRFSRRSQGHDSSESEGEELVSPPKRQKVQDSASTPNPPTSTHLTDSSAPSTVPPPTSVASQSRESDNEDGQSQGSRSSVVGSLANSSSSLSSGRDIDQDNRSSSPSLSASPLGSLDSDSDGPDSPKQGEREREKGKEGGVGKVAGEDRRSLREGRGEESCGDGEKRDMDARIEDCPSLKPPSTPCSSSGLTPSLRGAGESSNDSNSGRKSYFSLDSKLMCKVEYGGPTGVDGALSGNRMNSKASTQCVTKTTISGGDFSHNSPTIPHSLPPPLPPPPALKPLELGGQNLPAEIKTERDKMEKADKLLDKAQSTPPSLLPQTGPQPQSQSQPQTQPSTHPHHYSSTSWQGGTATGCQGSWGYTRYPGNHHPHQPQHQPPVQQQQLPSVYNPPSSRHSSSHPSYLPHPHPHPHREYLPRYAGGGGDRERGAAGERERGVRGECGGRDINREFPAPIGNSSNNSGGGNSNSACGGMGGSNSIQGREFGSLSVGQSREFQGSGRDGPNLGPERRDFGPAFRDRERERERERERDAGREFPLPNQNQSRDFGPNGTGGGHPRDKDGGRWGEFGGQTREVVGNSHPNNNSISQGNPPSSTSGLPVTPMLNRDPPASPQNNPSHPSHTSLPPHPHPHPPNSSNRDFPPPMDQPQTPSSGADHFHREYPPTGGKDFPAGAPPSTGTNREYLSPPGVTPNLGREYSGPGGTHHPHPPHPHYQSGPRDRERESNLRESALYQNRGGPSQPPALSPSSSSSHHGHPPNAPYPPPPPQPPLPPPQTSHTQPPPSAMAPNVRPPHYQPSTQTPPTPLSPLPSPSTNQMGGFSSFPPGSSSGPSMPLPGPGVSSSCSPGCRPSPFHGTLNSHPPFGGAYHSNGNSGGNMANSNSNSSAPNSSNSNSQSLSPQNVPKGPPPLSNSANNNSISTPVSSSSLPSGDGHLDSGPPPTPVIKEEPIEDREESESPPPVLRSPSPEPKPVDIPIHASQSARFHKVLDRGSGNSCARSDVLFVPLDGSKLWKKRNEVIERARREVEQRARDLREKERERERERERERELDRHLQQQKDVNAAAGGRQSSSLFFPSSSSVILDPSSSSASSSGNSISHPPPHPQHHPSHPHAHLAPAHHLHPTLAHSIPHSLLLPSMGGASAVVGPQGALGIGIGGPYLGPDTPALRTLSEYARPHAMSPLGAASRAQAHHAQVHHGHPHVHPSFFLPQFQNHALGHPHHLPTDAATAAAILGFLYGGSLEGGPGVGGHAGMAGGPLPGGIGGAGLGGVGFPHAVAAHRDRIKTGFEFKSDERVYPPGAIPDPAALALAHSHSHAHAHAHAHANAHAHAHSLLLGGGAVGANEVSLYGTPPPPAPPGPPHLQNPALAQVTRPPNPSAPQPLPNPPPSALLPPSHPTSAPPAAPPAPAGPAAPPPAPPPPTPPTSNAASLHHPVPHSSFPSSLSSHLPPAPAPAAPPETYPTPTRSPASYERERSGERERERERDRDRDRATLPAFGDRERERERERERERERGGSSGSGGGGGSGGGTGGGGGGENLGRLQMLNVTPHHHQHSHIHSHLHLHQQDTATGGVHPLMDPLASGSPLARLPYPGATLGTPILAHPLTDSEVLRQQLFGAPFRDLPQPSSLTGPMSAAHQLQAMQQAQSAELQIQRLALEQQWIHHHHHHSLTQDEYYSHLKKESDKTL encoded by the exons atgaaaacacgGACACACAAAGAATCG ATGCCCATGCGCAGTGGGCGACGGCGGGGGGCGAGTGAGGAGAGAAGGGGTAGACGCCCGCACCCCAGCCCCACTCGCCCTGAACGCAACGACAGACAGACG CAAAGAGGTGCTGGTGAGGAATTGGCTGGAAATCGCTTCAGTCGCAGATCACAAGGGCATGATTCATCAGAGAGTGAGGGGGAGGAACTTGTGTCTCCTCCAAAGAGGCAGAAAGTTCAG GATTCGGCCTCTACCCCAAACCCTCCAACATCAACACACTTGACTGACAGCTCGGCTCCTTCCACTGTCCCACCTCCAACCTCAGTTGCCAGCCAATCCCGTGAGAGTGACAACGAAGACGGCCAATCCCAGGGCAGTAGGAGTTCAGTTGTAGGGAGCCTGGCCAATAGCAGCAGTAGTCTGAGCAGTGGGCGGGATATAGACCAGGACAATCGTTCCTCATCCCCAAGTCTCTCGGCTTCCCCTTTGGGTAGCCTGGACTCTGATTCCGATGGCCCTGACTCACCAAAgcaaggagagagggagcgggaGAAAGGCAAGGAGGGAGGAGTGGGCAAGGtggcaggagaggacaggagatcGCTGCGAGAAGGGAGAGGGGAAGAGTCCTGTGGAGATGGAGAAAAGCGGGACATGGATGCACGAATTGAAGACTGTCCGTCTCTCAAGCCCCCCTCCACTCCGTGCTCTTCCTCTGGTCTGACTCCCTCTCTCCGAGGAGCAGGGGAGTCATCAAACGACAGCAATAGTGGGAGGAAGTCCTACTTCTCTCTGGACTCCAAATTGATGTGTAAAGTTGAGTATGGTGGACCGACGGGGGTTGACGGAGCGCTTAGTGGCAACAGAATGAATTCCAAAGCCAGTACACAGTGTGTGACCAAGACAACTATCTCGGGAGGAGATTTCTCCCACAACAGCCCCACCATTCCCCACTCTTtgccccctcctcttcctcctccacctgccctGAAGCCCCTAGAGCTTGGGGGACAAAACCTGCCTGCTGAGattaagacagaaagagacaaaatggAAAAGGCAGACAAACTCCTGGACAAGGCTCAgtccactcctccttctctgctgccACAGACCGGCCCCCAGCCACAGTCCCAGTCTCAGCCTCAGACCCAACCCTCCACCCACCCTCACCACTACAGCTCCACCAGCTGGCAGGGTGGCACAGCAACTGGTTGCCAGGGGAGCTGGGGCTACACCCGTTACCCTGGCAACCACCACCCACACCAACCACAGCACCAGCccccagtgcagcagcagcaacttcCCTCTGTTTACAACCCTCCGTCCTCTCgccactcctcctcccacccctcttacctcccccatcctcacccccacccccacaggGAGTACCTTCCCAGGTAtgctggagggggaggggacagagagaggggggctgcaggagagagggagaggggagtgAGGGGGGAGTGTGGGGGGAGGGACATCAACAGGGAGTTCCCCGCTCCCAttggcaacagcagcaacaatagtgGCGGGGGTAATAGTAATAGTGCTTGTGGTGGGATGGGTGGGTCCAACAGCATCCAAGGCCGGGAGTTTGGGAGTCTGTCAGTGGGTCAGAGCCGGGAGTTTCAAGGTTCTGGGAGAGATGGACCTAACTTAGGTCCTGAAAGAAGAGACTTTGGCCCAGCTTTCAGAGACAGAGAacgagagagggaaagggaacGGGAACGGGATGCAGGGAGGGAGTTCCCACTGCCAAACCAAAACCAGAGTAGAGACTTTGGCCCCAATGGAACAGGAGGGGGGCATCCCAGAGACAAAGATGGAGGCAGATGGGGTGAATTTGGGGGTCAGACAAGAGAAGTTGTAGGCAATAGTCACCCAAACAACAACTCTATCTCCCAGGGTAACCCCCCAAGTTCAACCAGCGGGCTACCTGTCACCCCCATGTTGAACAGAGACCCACCTGCATCCCCCCAAAATAATCCCAGTCACCCTTCCCATACCTCCCTGCCCCCACACCCCCATCCACATCCCCCAAATTCATCCAACCGAGACTTCCCTCCTCCCATGGACCAGCCACAAACCCCTTCCTCTGGAGCAGACCACTTTCACAGAGAGTATCCTCCCACCGGAGGAAAAGACTTCCCTGCTGGGGCGCCTCCTTCCACTGGCACAAATCGAGAGTACCTCAGCCCCCCTGGGGTGACTCCAAACCTGGGACGAGAGTATTCAGGGCCTGGAGGAACCCATCACCCCCACCCACCTCACCCCCACTACCAGTCCGGgcccagagacagagagagagagtcaaacCTGCGAGAGTCTGCTCTGTACCAAAACCGCGGAGGCCCAAGTCAgcctcccgctctctctccttcctcctcttccagccatCATGGACACCCTCCGAATGCCCCATAtccccctccaccacctcagCCTCCTCTACCCCCACCTCAGACCTCCCACACCCAGCCACCCCCATCAGCTATGGCACCCAATGTACGTCCCCCACACTACCAGCCCTCCACACAGACTCCTCCAACACCCCTGTCTCCATTACCCAGCCCGTCCACAAATCAGATGGGAGGCTTCTCATCTTTCCCCCCTGGCTCCTCCTCTGGGCCCAGCATGCCACTTCCTGGGCCAGGCGTGTCATCCAGCTGTTCACCTGGGTGTCGGCCCTCCCCTTTCCATGGCACTTTAAACAGCCACCCTCCATTCGGTGGAGCATACCACTCCAACGGGAACAGCGGCGGTAACATGGCCAACAGCAATAGCAACAGTAGCGCACCCAATAGCAGCAATAGCAACTCGCAATCACTCTCGCCTCAAAATGTGCCAAAAGGGCCGCCGCCTCTGAGTAACTcagccaacaacaacagcatttCAACCCCCGTCTCCAGTTCTTCACTCCCCAGTGGAGACGGACATTTGGATTCAGGCCCTCCTCCTACACCTGTTATCAAAGAGGAACCAATAGAAGACAGGGAGGAGAGTGAGAGCCCGCCACCAGTGTTGAGAAGCCCCTCTCCTGAACCCAAACCTGTAGACATTCCCATCCACGCCAGCCAATCAGCACG GTTTCACAAGGTCCTTGACCGTGGCAGCGGGAATTCCTGCGCTCGCAGTGATGTCCTCTTTGTCCCATTGGATGGCTCCAAACTGTGGAAGAAGAGGAATGAGGTGATTGAAAGGGCGCGCAGGGAGGTGGAGCAGCGGGCCAGAGACctaagagaaaaagagagggaacgTGAGAGGGAGCGTGAGCGTGAGAGGGAGCTGGATCGACATCTACAG cagcagaaggacGTCAACGCAGCAGCAGGGGGTCGccagagctcctctctcttcttcccctcctcatcctctgtcATCCTCGACCCTTCATCTTCTTCCGCCTCTTCTTCAGGCAACTCTATCTCCCACCCTCCCCCTCACCCCCAGCATCATCCCTCACACCCACACGCTCACCTTGCTCCTGCACACCATCTCCACCCCACCCTTGCTCACTCCATcccccactccctcctcctgccATCCATGGGCGGGGCATCAGCGGTGGTTGGCCCTCAGGGAGCCCTGGGAATAGGTATAGGAGGTCCATATCTTGGTCCTGACACCCCGGCGCTGAGAACCCTGAGCGAGTATGCTCGCCCTCATGCTATGTCTCCACTCGGGGCAGCAAGTCGTGCGCAGGCACACCATGCACAAGTTCACCATGGCCACCCCCACGTCCACCCCTCATTCTTCCTTCCTCAGTTCCAGAATCATGCTTTGGGTCACCCCCATCACCTGCCGACTGATGCAGCTACGGCAGCAGCCATCTTGGGCTTTTTGTACGGCGGCAGCCTTGAAGGGGGTCCAGGTGTTGGAGGCCATGCTGGGATGGCAGGAGGCCCACTACCTGGAGGGATTGGGGGTGCGGGGTTAGGAGGAGTCGGCTTTCCTCATGCAGTGGCAGCACATCGAGACAGAATAAAGACAGGATTTGAATTTAAGAGTGACGAGCGGGTTTACCCACCAGGGGCCATACCTGATCCTGCAGCTCTTGCCCTTGCTCACTCTCATTCTCATGCCCACGCCCATGCCCACGCCCATGCTAATGCCCACGCGCATGCACACTCTCTGCTCCTTGGAGGAGGTGCAGTGGGAGCTAATGAGGTGTCACTCTATGGcactcctcctcccccagctcCCCCTGGCCCTCCGCACCTCCAGAACCCAGCGCTGGCTCAAGTGACTCGACCTCCCAACCCTTCTGCCCCTCAGCCCCTGCCCAATccacctccttcagctctgctCCCGCCCTCTCACCCTACATCTGCACCACCGGCTGCCCCCCCTGCCCCAGCAGGCCCTGCTGCTCCTccgcctgctcctcctccacccactcCGCCGACCTCCAACGCCGCCTCACTTCATCACCCAGTCCCCCATTCTTCTTTTCCCAGCTCCCTGTCCTCTCATCTGCCACCAGCCCCTGCCCCAGCCGCTCCCCCTGAGACTTACCCCACTCCCACCCGCTCTCCTGCCTCTTATGAGCGAGAGAGGAGTGGGGAAAGAGagcgggagagggagagagacagagacagagacagagcaacTTTGCCGGCCTTTGGGGACAGAGAGCGAgaaagggaaagggagagagaaagggagagagaaaggggaggaaGTAGTGGAagcggaggtggaggaggaagtggaggaggaacaggcggaggaggtggaggagagaatcTGGGGCGTCTTCAGATGTTGAACGTGACACCCCATCATCACCAGCATTCACACATCCACTCACATCTTCACCTGCACCAGCAAGACACAG CGACGGGCGGGGTTCACCCCCTGATGGACCCGTTGGCGTCGGGGTCTCCTTTGGCACGCCTCCCTTACCCAGGAGCCACACTAGGCACGCCCATCCTGGCTCACCCCCTCACTGACAGCGAGGTGCTCCGCCAACAGCTGTTCG GTGCTCCGTTCCGTGACCTGCCCCAGCCGTCCTCCCTTACTGGTCCCATGTCAGCAGCCCATCAGCTCCAGGCCATGCAGCAGGCCCAGAGCGCAGAGCTGCAGATCCAGAGACTGGCCCTGGAACAACAGTGGatccatcaccatcaccaccactccCTCACCCAGGACGAGTATTACAG TCACCTGAAGAAAGAAAGTGACAAGACCCTGTGA
- the LOC139205728 gene encoding adult enhancer factor 1-like, with product MQSLKAFLSERLTAAAEEIFGAVEKTIAEYKEEISRSKDFEISRLRMQLKLLKSEPRMDRCHEAQLQQHSHHHHLHPLPPPQQQQHQSVPAVEAPESQHCEEDEGSSMEQEQPEPSQVKKEQQKSHRDFWMAHDAEQLESLESDIKDFISSPSSLRNSLQDPTLPFHPNNHNHNNNNNNHNIIIGEESKEKPYCCSVCEKRFSNCSHLAAHIRTHTGERPYRCEICRKTFITTSALNRHQTIHTEGKHFVCNYCGKSFKWMESLGRHIRCVHKRENLPV from the exons ATGCAGTCACTGAAGGCTTTTCTCAGCGAGAGACTGACAGCCGCGGCGGAGGAGATATTTGGAGCTGTCGAAAAGACAATAGCCGAGTACAAAGAGGAGATTTCTCGCTCAAAAGATTTCGAAATCAGTCGCCTGAGGATGCAGCTGAAGCTTCTCAAGTCAG AGCCCCGGATGGATAGATGCCATGAagcccagctgcagcagcacagccaccaccatcatcttcatcctcttcctcctcctcagcagcagcagcatcagtcagTCCCTGCAGTGGAGGCTCCCGAGTCCCAGCACTGTGAGGAAGATGAGGGCAGCAGCATGGAGCAGGAGCAGCCAGAGCCATCACAGGTGaagaaggagcagcagaagaGCCACAGGGATTTCTGGATGGCTCACGATGCTGAGCAGCTGGAAAGCCTTGAGTCAGACATCAAAGACTTCATCTCATCTCCTTCCAGTCTGAGAAACAGCCTGCAGGACCCCACCTTGCCCTTTCACCCcaacaaccacaaccacaacaacaacaacaacaaccacaacatcATCATCGGGGAGGAGAGTAAAGAGAAGCCctactgctgctctgtttgtgaAAAGCGCTTCAGCAACTGCTCCCACCTCGCTGCTCACATCcggacacacacaggagagaggcCATACAGATGTGAAATATGCAGGAAGACTTTTATCACAACCAGCGCCCTGAACAGACACCAGACGATCCACACTGAGGGGAAACACTTCGTCTGTAATTACTGCGGCAAATCCTTCAAATGGATGGAGTCTCTTGGCAGGCACATAAGATGTGTGCATAAGAGAGAGAATTTGCCTGTATGA
- the tpi1b gene encoding triosephosphate isomerase B encodes MSRKFFVGGNWKMNGDKKSLGELIQTMNGGKVDPNVEVVCGAPAIYLDFARSKLDAKFGVAAQNCYKVPKGAFTGEISPAMIKDCGVNWVILGHSERRHVFGESDELIGQKTAHALESGLGVIACIGEKLDEREGGITEKVVFAQTKVIADNVKDWSKVVLAYEPVWAIGTGKTASPQQAQEVHEKLREWMKTNVSEAVASSVRIIYGGSVTGGTCKELASQKDVDGFLVGGASLKPEFIEIINAKA; translated from the exons ATGAGCAGGAAATTCTTCGTCGGTGGAAACTGGAAGATGAACGGCGACAAGAAGAGCCTCGGCGAGCTCATCCAGACCATGAACGGAGGCAAGGTGGACCCTAATGTCG AGGTGGTGTGTGGTGCTCCGGCAATCTACCTAGACTTTGCCAGATCCAAGCTGGATGCCAAGTTCGGCGTGGCCGCTCAGAACTGCTACAAAGTCCCCAAGGGTGCCTTCACTGGGGAGATCAG CCCTGCGATGATCAAGGACTGCGGTGTGAACTGGGTGATCCTGGGACACTCTGAGAGACGCCACGTCTTCGGAGAGAGCGATGAG CTCATTGGTCAGAAGACAGCCCACGCTCTGGAGAGTGGTCTTGGTGTCATCGCCTGCATCGGCGAGAAGCTTGATGAGAGAGAGGGTGGCATCACTGAGAAGGTCGTCTTCGCTCAGACCAAAGTCATCGCAG ACAATGTAAAGGACTGGAGCAAGGTCGTGCTCGCTTATGAGCCTGTGTGGGCCATTGGCACCGGCAAGACCGCTTCCCCACAGCAG GCTCAGGAAGTTCATGAGAAACTGAGGGAGTGGATGAAGACCAATGTGTCTGAGGCTGTAGCCAGCTCTGTGAGGATCATCTACGGAG gCTCTGTGACTGGCGGCACCTGCAAAGAGCTTGCCTCCCAGAAGGACGTCGACGGTTTCCTCGTGGGCGGAGCCTCCCTCAAGCCAGAGTTTATCGAAATCATCAACGCCAAGGCATAA